One region of Trichosurus vulpecula isolate mTriVul1 chromosome 1, mTriVul1.pri, whole genome shotgun sequence genomic DNA includes:
- the LOC118828443 gene encoding transcription factor BTF3-like: protein MKETIMNQEKLAKLQAQVRIGGKGTARRKKKVIHRTATADDKKLQFSLKKLGVNNISGIEEVNMFTNQGTVIHFNNPKVQASLAANTFTITGHAETKQLTEMLPSILNQLGADSLTNLRRLAEALPKQPVDGKAPLATGEDDDDEVPDLVENFDEASKNEAN from the coding sequence ATGAAAGAAACGATTATGAACCAAGAGAAACTTGCCAAGCTGCAAGCACAAGTGCGCATTGGTGGGAAAGGAACTGCTCGGAGAAAGAAGAAGGTGATTCATAGAACAGCTACAGCAGATGATAAGAAACTTCAGTTTTCCTTAAAGAAACTAGGAGTAAACAATATCTCTGGTATTGAAGAGGTGAATATGTTTACCAACCAGGGAACAGTGATCCACTTTAATAATCCTAAAGTTCAGGCATCATTGGCAGCAAACACTTTCACTATTACAGGCCATGCTGAGACAAAGCAGCTAACAGAAATGCTCCCCAGCATCTTAAACCAGCTAGGAGCCGACAGTCTAACTAATTTAAGAAGACTGGCAGAGGCTCTGCCCAAACAACCTGTTGATGGAAAAGCACCACTTGCCACTGGGGAGGATGACGATGATGAAGTTCCAGATCTCGTTGAGAATTTTGACGAGGCTTCTAAGAACGAGGCAAACTGA